The following is a genomic window from Aphis gossypii isolate Hap1 chromosome X, ASM2018417v2, whole genome shotgun sequence.
atagagcATTATGCGAaacttgtacattttattaaactgtataatatactgcagtAGTGcgttatgtataggtaatattttaaatacctatccaatattatatattaattgtcttgtcaattattaacaaaaattgaaagaCAAATCGACatcatgaaataataatgcctaatttattatttaatttcgacCATTACTATTTTCTGCTTCCAAAATAGCACTTTCCCGTTCTCGTTTCCTTAATAAAGTTGactctacaaaatataataacccaTAATAACAGTCGTGGAGCGagttaggtaaaaaaaaaatttaacctgtgtgtatagtatattgaaGCAAGAGTTGCCCATTTAAACTGTGTAAAATATAGACAAATTTGTTATAcgacataaataatttctaatacatcagaaatattttttataatcatcaaAATCGTTCTTtagaaattaagttataaatgaaaaagtgtgaactttttaatagaaattatttatattattaaattcagaatCACGGCAACCGTTTCTAGCGTAGTCGTTGCCatagataatagatacaaaaaacaaacattatcattattattatttgcattgatgataaaaattagtgATATCACAATAAACCCTTCGTAAACTACATGTTAAAATAGCTAagtagaaaacaaaaaaatttaaacacaataaagatttgatatacctaatgaataaatgcatattgaatttaagtaaacttattttgtttcaagaatttatttacttggcgaggaattattacaaagtttgatgaagaaaataattaaatggcgaaggactattaaaatataaattattataatttaaaaaaatactattattaatattatttatatactattctaaataattcttcgccaagtaaataaattcatgaaacaaaataagttcacttaaattcaatttacttagcatttattcattatatcaaATCTTAATtgagcttaaaaaaaaaaagttttatttttttttctacttagCTATATTTACTCGTAGTTTACGAAGGGTTTTTGTTGtgatacatagatatatacatattgtacataacacataaatgaataataatatatattgttcaaCTACACACGATTAATGGCTTGAGATTGAGCAGACAGACGAATACGACGTATCAGATCAATTTCGAGCACTATTATGACTACAATTTGttacaacatattaaataactacattTCCACCTTTCGCCGCTttgttagaattattattgatattttatttaagtttcagAAGACCAAATATACAACCATTACAACCGGATATAAGTGCGAAATCAAAGTAAAttggattatttttatcatgacTTCAAAATGGCCGtctcaaatattaaaacattatcaataaataaaattaagcatacatcaaaatatatgtcatattagttttcttatttttctcattctacttaatagttaaaatacgtTGGTGTCGAAGAGAATAATTTGTCGGATTGCGATTTCTCTGCAGTCGTGAGGAcacatcaaattattatttagctcGAATTATTGCTCCAGGCAAACAATAGCTAATTCAAATTTCGATTACTACAACACGATTCCGATCGccgtttcaaaaataatattatatttacgaataACTGTTGCGCGATCTTGCGGTGAAATCACATAACTGAGCGTCGCAATTGAATATAGAGACTTCGACGGCAATCGCAACCgtacaacaaaatatgttttaatacaaaaaattttatatgtcctaaattacaaatactacGCTAaggaatcaaaaatatatttacactatGCTCTATAAAAGTCAGTTTACTTAACACTTCGGTTGTAAGTTGCAACTAGTATgtaggtttttatttattttaaaatcagctACCTACCCTCAAATTCTAATTTCATTAGTTAcacaatacttatttatagcaTGTTAATATGTCTTGGaaactgtttaaatataacaaaatatgtcgAGGTTTTCttctaagtaaattttaaaattagtttaccctaattataagtataggtacctatagagtatagataatgaatttacaaaaataattttttttaaaagaagtaAAACCTCTTCgggataaaaaatttaaaatcgtgGTGGATTGTATAGTTACCAAATCAACAGGATTCAACTTTAGGTAAGAACTTAATCATTtctacatttttgttatttatttagtaaattttcataaaatatacgatataaaaaCTTAGGCGTTAGCTCTGTCATTGTAccctaaaatcattttttttcgttttaacattccatttagttaaaattttagtctattaaaaaattatacacaatattatgtacttttgaGACTTTAAAATGTTGCAATAACTTATAAGGTAaaggtaatttattgtattaaagtttCAAACTCTTTGATTAAACAAACAAAGTTTGTAgttgatataaattttttattatagaaacaaaattataataaataatatagttttaaagatgtgtaactatatataaacgtattgTACGTTgaattcgttttaaaaaaataataaaacaatcccgcctaataaaaaaatacttttacagaTCAAAATGTGTACAAACACTACAAACACTACAAACCCGAATCAGGAACAAGAAGAGCTCCTTCTCGAACAGCAAAAGTTGACTACCGAACTGTCAGACCTCCAGGAATGGATCAATACGAGAATGGCTGAACAACTGAAGCTGTACAACGTGATGGTGGTAAATTACGATCGGATGTTGACAAAACTCAGAACATGCGAAGAGGAATTAGAACGGAATCGCACGGAAAACGCgcgttttaaatttacttcacAATGCCTGATGGACAAGATCAACGAATTGACCAGTAGTGATGGCAATAAATCCGAAAAAGTCAATAATGATAACGATAAAGATAAAGATAAGAATCCCGATGCCGATCCGTTAACTGCATACATGGAAGTGAGTCTTATACacttacttattataactcataaatgtGTGtagaaataagtatataatatattattataatatcgtatataataataatagtacctaagAGTAGTTGGtcacattttaagtttaaagctattggattcaaatacacgaaaaaaaaagggTAATCAAGTGAGAAACGCTCTGCCGTACGATAggtcactattatttatttgttaactttgaatccaataataggtatcattgtatacgaaaaaacgattctgaacggagatgatttgtcagcctagggtatacttacctatattccACTaggtggtgaaaaaggtggtttatgtttttatgacctcaataccttaaaattatatcatgtacagaaaatgccaataatttaaacaacttgtgtatgtttcaagtttctacgaatagttatttttaactacaacaaaaatctaaaattattttattgtaaataatcgttattttacacgtgaatatttgatttcgtaaaaatttaaacttaagataaaaatttttttaattggccaacactcaacttcttttataattattgtaagccaagtTGTGTAAAATGTTgtgttaaattatcaattcttATCTActtgtacacatttttttatacatttttaactacaataaattattcacaaacattgatgattttgacgaattttgtcaatatttaaaagataataaaaaaaaaattgtgcctatgtattcttttaatcacaataaaaataactccttaggaactttgtattgaattttcaagaacctacttatatagacttagcaaaatatatcatcatttataaaaaaaaacacgtatattttaaatgcctaTAAACATAGCCTTAGAATAAGCGAgatcatttgaaaattaaattattttaagaaaataccaATCTAAATacctggtaaaattttcaagtaactACTACTATCTAGTAGtatgacttatactttttgaataataacaatatgcaAGTACTGAAAATTATTCGAGGATAAATccttatcgttacgcgattttgtaaaaatatataacataatattttttctttcttataATGAtacttcgagttttctctatagctatttgaaggaaCACTTAATGTTGAatctattatgaaattaaggTTAATTGtcgcgattttgacatatttcgtaaaaatttgaacttttaacgcttttaaaaaaactgtcattaacgatttttgattttttttttttaactgtaataagaaaaacttataaaaaatcttgtattaaattttcaagtttttttgggcaTCCGGAATTTCTTCATCgacgtttcaaaaaaaaaatacttaaaaaaaatcgaaaatttcaattgtctataaatagctcaaaaaaagccagaatatttggaaaatttaaccatatatagttaatgataatataaacatttagtgaaaatttaaaatattttacagtgataagtttttgagttacaacaatataaaaaaaatcgattttttttaaaagtgttggaaaatttttacttttgacctccataatgcaccaaggataatCACTTTGCCAACCACCCCtgatgtttaaaattgaagcattattttgacaatttaGGCTGTACAAagacaaaaaaacacattgtaaaatcattattcaatacatttcgttcagaatttaaaaggTTGATGTTTAacgtttacaatattaacaattcaatatttttaatatacatacttgtAAATAAGATATGTCTAGATACGTAAATTAAGtacttttactaaaataaaatatagctatgaatgacaaaataaataatgataaaatatatcttatatattattattattattatttgtaagagggtaaataatacaatataattgtataaataaatatagtgatTTGTAATAAAGACGATTAATACAAGTTATTTTTGGTCAGTAGGTAGTTTagattaatatctataatatattatataattataatattgaatatagtgcaatacaaattttgtcgaaatcatttattacatatagttTAGTTGTTTAGTACAATACTTATTtagttctattattttattttcattttattttttagtgtatatttAACTTCAAACTTTAAACCATTTGAAGCAtaagaacatatttttaaaatgacttCTTTGTGCATTTAAGTATTTGCTCTagttatcaattttatgtGCCACAGATGTGTACCAAAAAGTTGATAGACCAAGTAAGTGCGTACAAGGAACAGGTTGAGAGGATGTCCATAGAGTTGGACGATGTTAACGACCAGCTGGCCCAATCGGCGTTAACGGAAGATTGCCTGAAACGAGCCTTGGATAACTTGACTGTGTTGGCCGAGGCGGAACGAATGAGACGCGACCGAGACGAGACGGAATTGCGGAAGACGGTGAACCAGCTGATGGCCGAGCTAGACAAAGTGCAGCAGGAAAAGGATAAATTGCGGTCGGTCGAAGCCAAGTATTCGGTCGAGATGATGCACAACGAGTCTGCGCAGGACGAAGCGCTGCGTACAGAAAATGCCAGACTGCAAGCTAAATTGGGAACGAGTGGAATTGTGGTAGCCACACTGCAATCGAAGGTGTTTGATCTGGAAAAGGAGCTGGCCAAGCGAACCAGCGTGATGCATGTGCAACAGGAACAGAGTCAATCCCCCGTCTTAGACGTTATTAGGGCGATGGAAGGCGGTTCGTCTACGTCTCTAATGCTGTACCAGTGTAATTTATCTCAAACTGGAGACGAACACGGAGCCAGTTTTCTGGACTTAGGACGCGGTGATGACCAATCAATACCGTGTTTGTTGTCGATTAAAAGCTCCGGTTGCACCGCTGCCGAGGACATGACACAGTCTTCTTCGCAGTCGACCAACGACGACCGCCAACCATCGAATTCGGAGTCGACCGATGACGACCGACAGCCGTGTTCGCTGTCGTGTTCGCAGTCGTCTACCGTACAGGAAGAATGCAGCTCCGAAACAACCGCTGAACCATCATTGGCGGAATTTAGACTTAACCGTTTGAGttacatcataaaaaaatacgagaGCAAACACGAAGACATTTCTTAACGAATTTTGTGATAaagaataatcataatttaacatattttttttactgttctgATTTGTTAATCCAccgaaaataaatatgcattaaaaaatgctCTTTTGAACattgaacaaaattgttttgttattatataagttattattcttattaattactCATATagtcttattatttatcatcttTTTACCCTGAAAATTATAGGTGGCGTCACATTTATCTGGTCggtaaaaacataacaaaaaataaatataaaagtacaaccaggcaaaataaataatattttattttattcttttagagtaaatttaactaaaattttattcagttgtatgaaaattactttaaatgtaaaaaaatgaactaaaaagtaataagtcttaaaaattcaaaataaaagttacattttttaatttcttgatGATGTATGAAATGAACTTTGTGCTTGaaaatgcttttttaaaattaatactttataatattaatgcttATTTAATGCTAATTTATGTTTTCTGacattcagaaaaaaatgcaattgtattcaaatcgtttccctaattttattattatcagtttaACCATGCCCCTTCGGAATGGAGAAATCGATAACCAAATGAACACACTATACCAACAGCCATCGTTTTGTTAATTCTTACGCCCGGTTAGACGCGCAACCGACGACCAAAAATGCTTGTAGGCAATGGATAAACCGAATGTTATTACTAGGGTGATCTTTAATCGAACTAAGGTGTGAAAAAATTCGattcgatttttattactaatttaaaacgtaAACTTACAATGACTATAAAGTTATAAGA
Proteins encoded in this region:
- the LOC126552875 gene encoding M protein, serotype 6-like, with the translated sequence MCTNTTNTTNPNQEQEELLLEQQKLTTELSDLQEWINTRMAEQLKLYNVMVVNYDRMLTKLRTCEEELERNRTENARFKFTSQCLMDKINELTSSDGNKSEKVNNDNDKDKDKNPDADPLTAYMEMCTKKLIDQVSAYKEQVERMSIELDDVNDQLAQSALTEDCLKRALDNLTVLAEAERMRRDRDETELRKTVNQLMAELDKVQQEKDKLRSVEAKYSVEMMHNESAQDEALRTENARLQAKLGTSGIVVATLQSKVFDLEKELAKRTSVMHVQQEQSQSPVLDVIRAMEGGSSTSLMLYQCNLSQTGDEHGASFLDLGRGDDQSIPCLLSIKSSGCTAAEDMTQSSSQSTNDDRQPSNSESTDDDRQPCSLSCSQSSTVQEECSSETTAEPSLAEFRLNRLSYIIKKYESKHEDIS